A stretch of DNA from Perca flavescens isolate YP-PL-M2 chromosome 11, PFLA_1.0, whole genome shotgun sequence:
ACAGCAGGCAACTGTTTACAGCGACAAGCAAATAACTTGGAAAAGGGACCACTGAGTTATTCTTTGTCACACAGGGGTCGGTTTGGTGTGATCCGTGAGTGCCGGGAAAACGCCACAGGCAACCTCTTTATGGCTAAGATTGTTCCGTATGAGGCAGACAGCAAGCAGACGGTGCTGCAGGAATACGACATCCTCAAGTCCCTTCATCATGACAGGATCATGGCCCTGCACGAAGCTTACGTCACACCGCGCTACTTGGTGCTGATCTCCGAGTACTGCAGCGGGAAGGAGCTGCTCTTCAGCCTCATAGACAGGTGAAGCCAGACAGCTGTACTTGTTAAACTGGTTGCTTTGTCTGACGTGAAATCGTTAACCTGGTTTCCCCATTTAAACTGAAAGAACAGAATGTATTTAGAAGTGCATTGATGAGCAACTGCCTCAAAATCGTCTCCCTCTCACAAGCAGATTTCTGGTGCGTTTCAGGTTCCGTTACTCCGAGGATGACGTGGTCACCTATATTGTGCAGATCCTCCAGGGTCTGGAGTACCTCCATACCCGGCGCATCCTCCACCTGGACATCAAGCCGGAGAACATCATCATCACCTACATGAACGTCATCAAGATCATTGACTTTGGCAGCGCTCAGACTTACAACCCTCTTTTCCTCAAGCAGTTCAGCCCTCCTATTGGAACACTTGAGTATATGTGTAAGAGCCCTGTTTGTACATTTTACATCACCACAGGGAATGTAAAATTAAAGCTTCGCTTGTCAGTATTTTTATGTTAACATAATGTGTGAAAACTTCTTTTTTTGATTCAGTCCCACTGCTCTCATCAGCATCATTTCTAGACGCAGTAGGTGGCTGTTTTTACAGAAAAAGACCTTATAAACCGACCACTATTTGGTTTAGAAAGATGGTAGAGACCCAATCAGAGCTTAGAGGAGTGTGGATATTGGActttgtgtctgctggatgtgtaaataagcaactctTTGCTAACATTTGAGTAAAATCAACCTTATAAGGTAATATCAAAGTGTGTTTACAGGTTGTTGCGCTGCCCTCAAGTGGCCAAAGATCAATGATTGCTCTTATTGGATTGCTCAGGTCAATATTATTCCTGTAATGATCATTTAGTTAGTTTGATAGTAACTTACTTAAACTGTATTTACTCAGTAAGTCTAATTTAAATCATGATCTATTTTGCAAGAGGGACATGAGGACaaagtacatacacacacaagattaTGACTATTTGTTCACACAAAGCAATTATCACAGACCCTAATTTAAACAATCAGAAATATAAGTCGCTAGGAGAAATGAATGTCCCTGTGCATATTGAGAGAAATCATTTAATAGAAATGTGTTCTATGGCTTTACTAACTGACTGATGGTGGTTATGCTGATTAAGGTAAGGCACTTAGAGGATTACACAAGTAGAATTAACTTCAGAATTACATTAAATGTTTTGTCAGTGGGCATGCACTAGCTATAAAATCCCAGGAGTATTATGAACTAATAACTAAAACTATGcattcacacatttaaaaagacCACAGACAACATCAATAAATACATACTGCATAGTATGAAGACTATTTGCAGATGTAATTAAAGTTCTGTGTAAAACAATGAAGGCTAAACACTTTTCCTTTCTTCAGCTCCAGAGATGTTGAAAGGGGATGTTGTGGGTCCTCCAGCTGACCTCTGGAGCGTGGGCGTACTGACTTTTATCATGTGAGTATTGCTTTCATAGCTTCCAGCCAGCAGGCCCTCTTCAAATAAACTTGTTATATTGTTCTTTATGTGAAAGGAGGCTTATGATTTCAAGATCTCAGGTCTTTTCTATATACTGTGATTTTCATGGTCTGGACATCTTGTTGCTCTTGTGATATTCATTTGATTCacaactagtctatatccacaacgttccacttccgggattgctctcgttctgccgggaattccgccggatgtcactccaTTCGGACGTctcgtttccttccgctttctttgtgttgtaattttgaactatggttaactgctcctcagatctctgcagggtaaatccagacagctagctagactatctgtccgatctgagttttctgttgcacgactaaaactacctttgaacgtacacatgttccaccaaaacaagttccttcccgaggctattttgcagaggcgccgtggcTCGGCTCGGCACTTAGGgtcgcccaagatgattgtgattgttttaaagaaatgccgataaaccagagcacgtttttctcccatcccggaatgctgtgtggactagccagactttccgccacagcgctgtggaggaaggtccagcaatgcaagactaatttCACAACTAACCTAAGGAACCATCTTAGATTTTATTGTGCATTGTTGACATGTTTTGAGGGTGTCAAAAAAACTCCCCCTCTGATTTTTCCAGGCTAAGCGGCAAGTCGCCTTTCATTGAAAATGATCCTCAGGAGACTGAAGCCAGGATCCAGGCGGCAAAGTTTGACCTCTCTAAACTCTACCAGAATGTGTCCCAAAGTGCCTCTCTGTTTCTTAAAAAGATCCTCTGTAGCTACCCTTGGTAAGTTGAATAGTAGTCCCTTTTGTAGTTGCCGTATTGCACAGAATTTCTACCATTGCCTTTTGCTGAGTTCTAATTTTACAGCACTTGACAGTACTTTATTACAATCCATTGTATGCtgccattttctgtttttaacattTGGATCCTCACTGTCTGATCTTCAACAGGGCCCGTCCCTCCATTAAGGACTGCTTCAATAACTCCTGGCTTCAGGATGCCTACCTGATGCGCCTTCGCAGGCAGACTCTCACCTTTACAACTACCCGTCTCAAGGAATTCTTGGCCGACCAGCAGCGCAGGCGAGAGGACGTGGCCACCAAGCACAAAGTCCTCCTGCGGTCCTATCAGAGCTCGCCACAAACTCCCACCAGCCCCGCCACGCCAAATGTGCCAATGTCATCCCACACACCGCTCACCCAATGAAAACAGGCTTCCAAAAGCCAGTTGTCATGACTTTACAGGAGGGTGGGGGGAAACATCCTCAGAGCCAGACAAGACTTTGGCCCTGAGGTGGGGTGGTCCCTTCAGGTTTGAGTTGTTGAACTTGCttggaagaaggaaaaaaaactcaagaaaCAATCAGTGGCTGTGATCCACAGAGACGTCACTTCTTTTTCTTGTCTGGTTCTGAAAGAGAATCTAGAGAATGCTTTCACACTTAAGGGAACTCTTTCAAAGTTACAAGAGcctgactgtattttttttatatggtgGACCTTGTTCATGCAAGGCAGGATGTTGTCTTCAAGTTAGTACCTCAAGGTTTGTAACTTTGCATACATTTTGGATGAATTACTTCCTTTCTTACTGTCGACTCTACAATGATTAGAGGGAATGCATTGTAGTTACCTACCACAAAAGGCCTAAAATTGCTGCAATTAGAGTTTTGATGTTAAAAACATTGTTTCATTTAGGTTATTGACGAGATTCCAAAATGATGAATACTCAGCACAATCTCAAAACAAGGAGTATGTTTCCTGTCCAGAAGTTAATTCTATGATGTCTAATTCTGTGTCCATGATAAAGGACAGCCCAGAATTGGGCTAAGTATCGCTCTCCATAAACTTAATCCAACTTTAACTAAAGCAGTGTTATTCGTGCTACAGTACCAGAGTTTTTACAATGCTGTAGCATCTCACTGATTGTCAAGATTGTAGCAGTTCCAGTTTGTTGTTCTGAGTTTTTAAAGTGTAAATTGAGTTCAGAGAATACAAAGGAGGATTCTAGTACACGTCTAAAGGGCTTTTAGAAAAGGACTCTTATAATCAGTACACATTTCTTTCCTAATGTTACTGAATATAGTAATGATTCTCAAAATCAAGAGTTTTGCTTTGGAATTCGTTATTAGATCATCATTTTTGCTCCAAGTGACGCTATGCACAGCATAATTGGCTCCATGCAGAACTGTCACTAGTTCCTTCACCACAAGTAAGCTAACAACCAGAGCATTGGCTTCCAGTTCAGCTTAGCTCTTCCACTCAGCCCAGTGTAAAGGATCCAGTGGGATTAGCCACGCAGAGATATTTGCACTCATCTCTGAGTTTACTAAAATGACGTTTACAAGTTTGCAGAGTCAGTCGGCCAATGTGGTAAACTCAATCGCTTGAGAAACCCACTGGTGATACTGGGGTGCCTCCAAGTGCCCTTAACCAGTTAGCATTAGTCAGCATAAACAATAGGACATTGATGATAATATTAATTCTTATTTTAGCTGTAATTTTCCGTTTCTAAAAGCTactgtgttgaaaaaaaagagtgatTTATTAGGTTTTTATAAATGATAGCTTTTAAATGCCAAACCTTAAGAAGATTTAAAATGGTTAGAATGAAATtagaaattattatttatttattccctTAATTAAGTAGCATACACCCTTTTTGGTTTCCAGCCCATATAAGCTTGAAAGACACTGCATGCAGTAATATGCAATATTACAGCCTCTGCAGACTATACAAAACATGAaatcagaaatgtaaaaaaatcttAGACAATCCTTACAGCtctatttaattaatttgtaaGAGACACCTCTTATTCCATGCTCTATATATGAGAAATGTTGCGGTATGTACctctaaataaaaacataacacaacattATTAAATCAGTGATAGACCCGAGGTCATCAGCTGTTTCGGGTCCCATCATCAGACACCCTTGCACAGGCGACCGTGCCGGGGGTGATGAGGTCCCAGCTTGTGTCCAGGTAGCTTAATTCACCCCATTAGTCATCCAAAGACAAAGGGAAGCCTTTTCAAAAAACAAGTCAAGAGAATGTAACTGAGAGGATGCATGCCTGGCTGATTTGCAAACCATTACCGAATGGGATCATTCATAAATTGTATGTAATTGTTTTATCACTCTGGAATTGCAATTGGACACGTACCGGCTTTTGTCCCTTGGATTGAAAGTAGAATAAGACTCAGTGGCATATTGGTGTTTAATGTCTGTTTCCAAATATATTATCCCTTTTTGTTCAAATATGGTTGATcctaaatatttgttttggaaGTCCATCCTCAGGCGTCAGTACCAGCACCTTTGCTTAAACAATACATTGATCATTTATCAGTGATGCATTGATCATTTGATCTTTCCTCATTATTTCTTGGTAAAGAAATGGCTATGTTGTATTGTTTCTTTGATATTGCTTTGCTTTGTGAGGGCAAATTCAGTTTTAAGACCAGCATGTGAATCCCTTTGCTGTCACGCGTGTTAATATCAAGTACAGATTTCTGTGACAGATTGAAATCATTTTATTATACATAAAGTATCAAGAACTGCAATCAGACACTGATAAGTCTTTTACGACAGTATCACAAAAAGCTGCGTCATACATTCAGCAAAAAATCAAGAGTTTTAATCTGTGTAATGACAGACAGATTGTTAGTACTTctattaaaattattttactaACTATATATTCTAATGCTATTGCTAGATAAATACTGCCCTTTTCTGCAGCTCTTTGTCTTTTGGGCTCAGTCATTTTCCTATGTAGAGTAGAAGTTGAGCACAGAGGGACTTTTTAAAACGTTTTAAACCTGAATGAAAACATGCAAGATCAGCATGAGAATGCAATTCtaaactgtctgtctctgtgcaaTATATTCTGTTCTATAATCATATAACATGAAACTAAAACTATTTATGTAAGCAGACAAccgttttgaaaaaaaaagatgttgaaCGCTCCACATTTTGTATTAAAATCCTATGCCGTATTTTGTTGAATGTGTTGCAGTGCCACGTGATGGATATTAGACCCACGgacaaaaaaacagtttgttAAATGAATGATTATTTTTGATTATATGACTGTGActgctttgtgtgttttgcaatttgtttatttattgagtGACTGTATTTGTTATAGCTGCCGCTGTttattttgtgacatttctgAATCTGGCATGGAAAAGGCATGACAGTTGTTAAGGCTATGAACAATAAAGGAAATATGACAAATATATGCATTCTAGCTATCTGCTTGTACAGTGGAACTATGTGTGAAAGTGGAAGCAGTTTTATGAATTTACTATGAACCATTCTTAAACTTGCaatattttaaaatggtttaaatTGTACTCCTTGGTGCCAGTAGCTGAAGAGATGACTTGAAAGgtgtttaaaataaaagatcaaAGTCAGGTCATGATTTTATGATCAAAGAATGTTCTCAGTTCAGGCTGAGGCCACTCCCTCCACATGACCCTGACTACCAACGGTTATGTGTGTATTCTCACCAGGGACGGCTCACATTTCCACCACAAACAAAACTATTAACCACTCCAAATTCTCACGAGTATTTCATATGAAGGCTTTATAAGGACAGACAAGTATGGCTGCAACATTTGTTGCGCATCCTCAATCAGTCTGGTCATGCTGAGTATTTTTTTGTATCCAAAGAAGGAAAAAGAACGTCTAGGTGATGAGTTGTTCTCCCTGAGGACCTCTAGATATAAAGCATGAAGTGTTTGGGGTTGCTGCCTCTGGAGTGGATTTGGAGAAGAGAGCTGCTGCGTGAGGATCTCCAAGGTAAGAGATGTGACATTAAGTTGTAAATGAAAGAAATGCTTGCTAAGGTCatgcattttaattaatttgtaaaaaaaaaaataataaaaaaaaaaagtacataggCCTTTTTCACTGATTTTCTTCAAGGTAAGAGATGTGACATGAAGTTGTAAATGAGAGAAATGCTTGGTAAGGTCATGCGATTTAATGCATTTAAGAACAAAAATCCTCCTAACTCATCTTTTCCAGAGGTCCAGAGTATGTAGGCCCTTTTCACAGATTTGAACATGTCACAGTAGAAAAAGCACAAGTGCAATGAATAAAAtcaatgatggctgaattccatttagctgcttcagtttcggGGTCCTATTgttcatgctggctcactgtcacaatgtcatggcttactgggacacttgaatagaacgGAGCCACCTGTGCTTGTCCTGctttgacaagtcaaaaatgtctcCTCTGATAAATTGGATTTTAAATAAGGTTTTTAACTCATTTCATGGTTCCTCCTAATGCTAACCTGCTCTGACCACTGCAGATGTCCAATGTGAAGCCTGCGCCCCCTCCTGGGTGCACTCTGAACATCAGCGATCCTAAGGTCCAGGAGGCTGCCGTCCGAATCCAAGCCTCGTATCGCGGCCACAGGTGCAACACTATCCGGTGTCTGTCGGCATCGTTGAAATTCCAGTGCCTTTTTGAGCAGAGTTTAATGCGTGAAAAAATTCTTATATTCCCGTGTTTCATCACATAGGTCGCGTAAAGAGCTGCGGGAGAAGGGCCCTCCCAAGATCCTGCAGGATCTCAAAGATGTGGTTCTTGTTGAGGGCAGCGCTGCAAAGCTGGAGTGCAGAGTGAGCGCCTTTCCAGATCCTTTCATCGTCTGGTCCAAGGATGGCAAAGAGCTGAAGGATGGTCCCAAGTACCGCTATGTTTTTGAAGACCCGGATTTTGTGGCGCTCGTGGTTAGAGATGGGGTTCTGGCTGATCTGGGAAAATACACCGTTTCCATTAAAAATCCATTTGGACAGACATACGGTTCTGCCTGTATTCTAGTGGAAGGTGGGTACAGATCATCTGTTggcatttgttgttttttatacttTACAATGAGTCATGAATCTAAGTTCTGTTTATTCGGCATGATTGGAAGAATCAGAATTTAATCAAATAGCTTCaagaaatagttcaacatttctCGAAACATGCTTTTGTTACCTTAGGCAAAGCCAGGCTACCTGTTTCCTCCTTTTCccggtctttatgctaagcaaagctaaccagctgctgggtGTGGACATATAATTATCATTTACAGGAAAGATATGAGAGTGGTGCCAATAATCTCATATAACTTTTGGCAAGCAAGCAAATaagagtatttcccaaaatgtctactATAAAATTGTTGCTCTAAACACCTAATTTTCTTGAACAATGGAATAAAAACGTTCCTAAACAATCATCCTAGATGAAGTGAAAAGTACTAACTGAAGAAAGAGTTGTACCTGTGGACAGAAATGACTTGATGCTAATGTTTGCTCCTGTCCTGGGACCTTTCTGAAGCCAAGCTTTCATTCCTCTAGTGATTAGTAGTGCCTCTTGTGTCACAATTTGCATTTCCTACGATGGCGAAGGAATGTTCCgtcctactctgcctctgattggcctatcctggtattcttaccctaactaatctcactcctcatgcctaaacctaaccaatccaaaaaaaacaaaggcaaaGGAGTACTAGCTAATCCGAGACAGAGTAGGGCAGGACATTCCTTCGCCATCCTGTACGACTTTATCTTTGAGGCAATTGCAATTCTAGCACTTGTGATCGTCAATAAAGCACGTGGCTGACATAGTATTTGCATCATGCATCCCCAGTCCCTGCTAAGGTTTCTAAAGGCCCAGACAACAAGAAGGCCAAAAGAGGGACAACAGTGGTGCTCAAGGCTGAAATAAGTGGGGAGCCTCCTCCAGATGTTGCGTGGCTTAAAGATGGAGATGACATTGAAGAAGATGACAGGTAGGCTGTCTTAGACATTCAATTAGGAGGAATGCTGTACTAATGTATttctatagtgtgtgtgtgtgtgtgtgtgtgtgtgtgtgtgtacaatgcTTTTTCAGGATGTGTGTACATAGAGAAAAGGCATTGTGTGTGAACTAATGCCATCAggacactaacacacacacacacacacacacacacacacacacacacacacacacacacacacacacatccaattACTGTAGATTGCAAATGAAGTGATTGTAATTCTAGGGACAGCCTATTTAACAAGTAGTGATAATAAAGGTGCTACAATTGTCTTTCAGGGTATTCTTTGACATTGGAGACACCAACACGATCTTGACCATCAAAAATGCAAAGTTGTCTGATGCCGGCAAGTATGAGGTGTTTGTGGAGAACAATCTGGGCACAGACCAGTCCTTCGCTCGCGTCGACATCCTCTGATGTAACCTCTCAACTACACTGGTGCTAGTGCAAAAGCCTCTGTTGTCTTACAGCGCAATCCAATGgacaatatactgtattgcTGCTGTGTTCCAAGCTGTACATTCAATCATGcccatgataaaaaaaagtaaagattTTGAGTTgtcgtttttttaaatgatccaGTATTGAAGAGAGGATAAAGTGTTTGTATTGTGGGACAAAAGCAGAGATTTCAAAAGACAGCATGTTacgataataataatatatacaaaACCTATTAATCATTTTGACATTTAACATTAAGATGAGAGGGTTACGTAAAAGGGTACATGTCAGTGACGTGTGCAAGATAGTATCCATAGTGTGGTTTTTATTACTGTAATCAATGTGTACAATTTCTCCTGTCCTGGTTCATAAGAACAGCTAAGTCTTAGGTTTGCAAAATCCTGCTCAAAGACGGGGACGTGTGAGTGAAGCTGAGCTGGGAGGAGTACATGACAACCACAGCTGTGAGGACAGAAGCTGAGACACAAGtcaatcaagcaaaacaatgccCCGAAACATATttctctttaaaggtcccatgacatggtgctctttggatgcttttatatagaccttagtggtcccctaatactgtatctgaagtctcttttatataggccttagtggtcccctaatactgtatctgaagtctcttttatatagaccttagtggtcccctaatactgtatctgaagtctcttttatatagaccttagtggtcccctaatactgtatctgaagtctcttttatatagaccttagtggtcccctaatactgtatctgaagtctcttttatatagaccttagtggtcccctaatactgtatctgaagtctctttc
This window harbors:
- the LOC114564550 gene encoding CAVP-target protein, producing the protein MSNVKPAPPPGCTLNISDPKVQEAAVRIQASYRGHRSRKELREKGPPKILQDLKDVVLVEGSAAKLECRVSAFPDPFIVWSKDGKELKDGPKYRYVFEDPDFVALVVRDGVLADLGKYTVSIKNPFGQTYGSACILVEVPAKVSKGPDNKKAKRGTTVVLKAEISGEPPPDVAWLKDGDDIEEDDRVFFDIGDTNTILTIKNAKLSDAGKYEVFVENNLGTDQSFARVDIL